The DNA region GCTGTCCAATTAAAATTAGATCATATTTCTAAGAATCCCCAGCATCAACCGGATGGACGTGTGGCACTAGTCAACGCCCAAACCCTAACAAATCTCCTAGCGAAGTCTTGTGCTCCTCCTCTTTCCTAATCTCCCACTGAAACATTGGAGCCGGTAACGTCAACCACTCAACGTTGCCTTTACACCATCACCATACTGTACCActccatctccatctccatctcTCGTTATAAAGGAGACCCGCCAGCCCATGCACCAGCATAAAGCGCAACGAACACACACGGATCGATCACTTCCATTCCACCTGAGACCAGCGCACGAGTGGCCAAACCCCAGGCCAGCAGCCATGCAGCTTAGCTTTCTCCCCCATCTTGCCATGTGCCTCGCGATAGCCTTCCTGCTGCCGTCCCACgccgcggcgacggcgccgccggcgggcaCGATCCAGCGCGTGACCAAGCAGCAGATCCTGGCGAGCATCCCGCCGCACTGGGACGAGAACCCCGTGCTGTTCCTGACCTCGCCGTCGGGCAAGTACGCGGCCTACTTCATGCGCAGCCAGACCgcctccggcgccggcggcctcgGCGCCGACTTCTGCTACGTGGAGGTGCTGGACACGGCGGCGCCCGGCGCGGAGGGCCGGAGCGTGTGGGAGTCGGAGTGCCTGGCCGTGAGCACGGTGAACACGTGCGCGCTCGTCTTCTCGTGGAACGGGCTGGAGGTGTTCGACGGGAGCACCTCGGTGTGGCACACCCACGACGCGAGCTCCGACGAGCACAACTTCCTGGAGACGCTGCAGCTGGTGGACCAGGGCGACATGCGCATCCTCGACAAGGGCGGGGAGCTGGCGTGGAAGGCCAGCGACGAGCCCCGCGCCGCGCAGCACTGCGGGATGCCCGGATCGCCCGGCCTGGCCTCCGCGCTGCCCCCGTTCGCCGAGCCGATCGGGCACGGGAGCAGCGACCTGCCGTTCGGCGATGGCAACGGCGTCGAGGGTGCCGGCGTGGCGCAGCCCGAGGCACCGCTGGGGCCTTTGCCGCAGCCCGAGCTGCCACTGGCGCCGTTGCCTCAGCCCGAGCTGCCACTCGCGCCGTTGCCGCAGGAAGCCGATGAGTtcggtggcgccgccgccgcggggcagGGCCAGGCcggggccggcgtggggcaggcgtTCGGGTTCGGCAACCAGCCGCTGGTGGACAACAGCCCGTACGACAGTGGGGCGCTGAAGCATGGATGCAGCCTCGTTGGGATCTCGTTTGCTTTGGGTTTCAGCGTCGCCGTCGCCATGGGTCTGGGTATCTGAATTGGAGACAAGCACGCGTGAAAGTGGTTGTGGTTTGCTAAATTCTTCTAGTTTCCGGCACAAGCAGCCGGGAGACGTATTCGTTGTGTGTTTGGGGTGGTGCTTTTGCTGATGTGTTAGTGGGGTGTTGTTGTACACTTGAAATTGCAAATTGTTTAGCCATATGCAGCAATCTATCAGTGGTctcaactctctctctctctctctctctcttaaaGAAACCGGGTTGTATATCTATTATATTAATATTAATAAGGGAGTGttaaaataaaccaccacattCGTCAATTTTCATATTAATCTAAAAAATTAACACCGTCATTTTACAAAGATCAAATAGTTTAGATTTATCCTTAGAAATTCCTACATTGATCTTAAAAAAAAAGATTTACATCGTCGGATTTTACGAAGATCTAATAGTCTAGATTTATCCAAAGAATTCATGTGAACTACGATTAACAATACATATAtaaattcaaaattttaaaataaataaaatcaaTATATCAAAAATATATACCCgtagcagcgacagcagcaggaCCCGTCTCTTTCTTCcttcttttcatcttcttcttccatgTGTCTCTAGCAGCCGGCTCCATCCCGAGCAGCTCGCTGCCCCTTCCGCCGcaggcctccaccgccacctgcggccggcggcgactcGCTGCCGCGCCGTACCACCCCACCCTTCCTAACTGCTGCCGTCGCTCCCCTCCGCCGGCAGCAACGCCCACCATAGGTCATCCACCACCCTACCGGCAGCGCCATCGCAGCTGATCTCGCCGTCCACAATACGCAACCACCACCACTGCCAGTCATCCTTTCTAAGTCCGCTCTCCTCTCCCCTGAGTCCTAAGCATCGGCCTCACGCCGCATGTGACGGCGTTTGCTAGCAACGATTGCGACGAATGTTCACCAAATAAGATTTTTGTGGAAAACCAGATATCATGCTCCAGGCTCTCAGCATGTCGAATGATCCGTTACAGGATGATCAACTCACTGAATCGTGTATCAACATAATGCTCAACTCACTGAATCATGTAGCATTCGGCCAAATTAGCACTTAGCAACTCATGCCCATGTATTCAACAATATAATTAGCAATTAGTGTTACGGGAATACACGTCCCGGAATTCAAAAGCAATGTTCGTAAGCAAATCATATCCATGTATTCAGCAATAATTAGCAGTTCGGATATCAGTTATTTGCATGCATGCGAGATTGTCGTAGACATAGCAATTAGTATCACTTTGCAGCAGCATTAAATCAATCGTCTTGAGCTGCAAAGTTGAAGACCCCGGCGCGCTTGGCAATACAGAATCATGTGCGGGGAAAACCCACTCCCACGCCAAGTTTCGGATAATTTTTTTAGTGTAAACTAATAAGAAGAATCTATATCAAATTTAATAAAGATAAAATGATCTAAACTAATAAAAAAAGTCCATATCCAATTCAAGCTAAAGCTACCGCGTGACAAAAGAACAGGGATTGGCTTACcatatatatttaaatatttCATATTTTATAACGTATACATATATGCATGTACTTGGAAAGGGACCAGTAAGAAAATGAGGCTTAAAACATTGTCTACAAAGAGATCCTCTAATCAGTTATAGATACATGCTCTGCATACTTAGATTATTGCCTACACAATTCTCCTGTAAAATATCATCTCGAACATATACTTTTCGTGAATGGGAGTGTATAATCAGATATTGCTACAAAAATATAACAACAAGGTATCAAATTAGTGTTGTATATGCTATGCAACAACTAAAACTTATGTATCAGATTTAACAGAGTAGTACAACAGTGGAAACTTGAGACATACTGCTCACGTTAAACAACCATTTAAGAAAAATATTGTAcggcaaacaaacaaacacctTTCGTACAATTAGAATAAAAACGCTGCTTCTTCCTAAAATATTTTACAGATAATATTAACCCTCCTCAAAGATGCCAAGAAAGACATCAGCACCGTGCCAATTGAAGCATTATCTGGCTAATTAAGTCGATAGCCTATGATACACAATAAATGCCTCCAATAGCCACTGCCACTGCTTCTCTTCGCTTAGGAAAAAAAAAGCAAGCTCTAACACACAATCTAAACTCAGGAATTGAGTCAAACTCCATAGGGAACTTTTCTTAGGTGCATCGGACGTGAAACACACTAATCAATTTCAAATGTGTGTTCCTCTTTGCTTAGAAAAAAAAGCAAGCTCTGACGCACAATCTAAACTCAGTAGCCGAGTTGAACTTCACAGGGAACTTCTCCTAGGTGCATCGGACGCGAAACACACTAATCGATTTCAAATGTGTGGAGGAAGAAAATGGCAGAGGGAGAAATCGGCAAAATAGGTGGAGAAAATGGAAATGAAGAAAACAGTTAGAGACAACAATAAAAACATAAAACATATCTGGAATTATCCATCGCCGAGATGATACAACTCTGTAGTGAGCCAATTACATAGTTAGATG from Panicum hallii strain FIL2 chromosome 9, PHallii_v3.1, whole genome shotgun sequence includes:
- the LOC112877092 gene encoding uncharacterized protein LOC112877092 encodes the protein MQLSFLPHLAMCLAIAFLLPSHAAATAPPAGTIQRVTKQQILASIPPHWDENPVLFLTSPSGKYAAYFMRSQTASGAGGLGADFCYVEVLDTAAPGAEGRSVWESECLAVSTVNTCALVFSWNGLEVFDGSTSVWHTHDASSDEHNFLETLQLVDQGDMRILDKGGELAWKASDEPRAAQHCGMPGSPGLASALPPFAEPIGHGSSDLPFGDGNGVEGAGVAQPEAPLGPLPQPELPLAPLPQPELPLAPLPQEADEFGGAAAAGQGQAGAGVGQAFGFGNQPLVDNSPYDSGALKHGCSLVGISFALGFSVAVAMGLGI